The following are from one region of the Rhodothermales bacterium genome:
- a CDS encoding DASS family sodium-coupled anion symporter produces MGAAFGHGGGVNRHKRIALVLGPGLALMTGLLPAPAGLGADGWLALGIGLWMALWWMTEAVPIPVTSLLPLIVFPVVGLRSMADTAVPYANPLIFLFMGGFILALGMERCHLHRRIALGILRRVGTRPKAILWGFMLAAALLSMWVTNTATTMMMLPIGLSVVVLAREHLAPSEARAFGTALMLAIAYAATIGGLGTLIGTVPNALAAAFMQDAFDVRIGFGQWMLFGVPLMVVGLPVTFWVLTRVAFRLDGDAIPGMHTMLGQMMRELGPMTRDERWVSAVFGVVVALWLGRPLLSDLLPGLTDTGIALFGAAVLFVLPAAGPAEDAPWSERFLMSWADAKRLPWGILVLFGGGLSLAAVLSDTGFAAWLGGLISYVGAWPLIVVMLVVTALVIALTELTSNTATTAAFLPVMASVALGIGADPLLLVVPATVAASAAFMLPVATPPNAIVYGSDLVTIQDMARTGAWLNAAFTIIITGVAYVLVRLVFIPA; encoded by the coding sequence GTGGGAGCAGCTTTCGGGCACGGCGGGGGCGTGAACCGGCACAAACGGATAGCACTGGTTCTCGGGCCGGGGCTGGCGCTGATGACCGGCCTGCTCCCGGCACCGGCCGGGCTCGGCGCTGACGGGTGGCTGGCGCTCGGAATCGGGCTCTGGATGGCTCTGTGGTGGATGACCGAGGCAGTGCCCATTCCGGTCACGTCGCTTCTTCCTTTGATCGTTTTCCCGGTTGTGGGGCTGCGGAGCATGGCCGATACGGCCGTTCCATACGCGAATCCGCTGATTTTCCTGTTCATGGGGGGCTTCATCCTGGCGCTGGGCATGGAGCGCTGTCACCTCCACCGCCGGATTGCGCTCGGCATCCTGCGCCGTGTGGGCACGCGCCCGAAGGCCATCCTGTGGGGGTTCATGCTGGCCGCGGCGCTCCTCAGCATGTGGGTTACGAATACGGCCACGACCATGATGATGCTGCCCATCGGACTCTCGGTGGTTGTCCTCGCGCGCGAACACCTTGCGCCGTCAGAAGCCCGGGCTTTCGGAACGGCCCTCATGCTGGCCATTGCCTATGCCGCCACCATCGGCGGGCTCGGGACCCTCATCGGCACCGTCCCGAATGCCCTGGCCGCCGCCTTCATGCAGGATGCGTTCGATGTCCGGATCGGTTTCGGCCAGTGGATGCTGTTCGGTGTACCGCTCATGGTGGTCGGATTGCCGGTCACGTTCTGGGTCCTGACGCGGGTGGCGTTCCGTCTGGACGGCGATGCCATTCCGGGCATGCACACCATGCTGGGGCAGATGATGCGCGAACTGGGCCCCATGACGCGCGATGAACGCTGGGTTTCGGCGGTGTTCGGCGTGGTGGTGGCCCTCTGGCTCGGCCGCCCCTTGCTGTCGGACCTGCTGCCCGGCCTGACCGACACCGGCATCGCCCTCTTCGGCGCCGCCGTCCTGTTCGTGCTTCCGGCGGCCGGGCCCGCGGAGGATGCGCCGTGGTCGGAACGCTTCCTGATGTCCTGGGCGGACGCGAAACGATTGCCGTGGGGCATCCTCGTGCTGTTCGGTGGGGGCCTCTCGCTGGCCGCCGTGCTCAGCGACACGGGGTTCGCGGCGTGGCTGGGCGGGTTGATTTCCTACGTGGGCGCGTGGCCGCTGATTGTGGTCATGCTCGTGGTCACGGCGCTCGTCATCGCGCTCACCGAACTCACGTCGAATACGGCGACCACCGCGGCCTTCCTGCCGGTCATGGCTTCGGTCGCGCTGGGCATTGGCGCCGATCCGTTGCTCCTGGTGGTGCCGGCCACCGTGGCCGCAAGTGCGGCGTTCATGTTGCCGGTGGCCACGCCGCCCAACGCCATCGTCTATGGCAGCGACCTGGTGACCATCCAGGACATGGCGCGGACGGGCGCGTGGCTCAACGCGGCTTTCACCATCATCATCACGGGCGTGGCGTATGTTCTGGTGCGCCTCGTCTTCATCCCGGCTTGA
- a CDS encoding pyridoxal-dependent decarboxylase, giving the protein MTHHMTPDEFRKQGAALIEWIARYMEDVESYPVKSRLAPGDVRAALPAHPPETGEPFEAMMADVDRIIMPGITHWQSPAFHAYFPCNASGPGILGELLSAGLGVQGMLWATSPACTELEIHVLDWCADMLGLPDAFRSTSTGGGVIQDSASSATLCAILAARERAGKGGLVAYTSTQGHSSVQKGARIAGIEHVRLIDVDATYAMRPDALEAAIAADLAQGLRPFFVSATVGTTSSNAMDPLPGIGAVARAHGMWMHVDGAMSGTAAVCPEFRWILDGMERADSFCFNPHKWMFTNFDCDCFWVADRNALVSALGILPEYLKTGAGEVLDLRDWQVPLGRRFRSLKLWFVIRHYGVEGIRHHIREHVRLTQEFADWAQAHPDWEVLAPHPLNLVCIAHRDGDDATRRILERVNASGRMYVSHTVLDGRYAIRMCIGQTHTTRDHVVRAWEQLSGTAGA; this is encoded by the coding sequence ATGACGCATCACATGACGCCGGACGAATTCCGGAAGCAGGGCGCGGCGCTCATCGAATGGATAGCCCGGTACATGGAGGACGTCGAATCGTATCCCGTGAAGAGCCGCCTGGCGCCCGGCGACGTGCGCGCGGCCCTGCCTGCGCATCCGCCGGAAACCGGAGAACCGTTCGAGGCCATGATGGCGGACGTGGACCGGATCATCATGCCGGGCATCACCCACTGGCAATCGCCCGCGTTCCACGCCTATTTCCCGTGCAACGCGTCGGGGCCGGGCATCCTGGGCGAGTTGTTGTCGGCGGGGCTCGGCGTGCAGGGGATGCTGTGGGCCACGAGTCCGGCGTGCACGGAGCTCGAAATCCACGTCCTGGACTGGTGCGCGGACATGCTGGGGCTTCCGGATGCGTTCCGCTCCACCAGCACGGGTGGCGGGGTCATCCAGGATTCGGCGTCCAGTGCCACGCTCTGCGCCATACTGGCGGCGCGGGAGCGGGCGGGCAAGGGAGGGCTCGTCGCCTACACCAGCACCCAGGGCCACTCCTCGGTGCAGAAGGGCGCGCGGATTGCCGGGATTGAGCACGTCCGATTGATTGACGTCGATGCAACCTACGCCATGCGACCCGATGCGCTGGAGGCGGCCATCGCCGCGGACCTTGCCCAGGGATTGCGGCCATTCTTCGTTTCGGCGACGGTCGGGACCACATCGTCGAACGCCATGGATCCGCTGCCCGGGATCGGTGCCGTGGCGCGCGCACACGGGATGTGGATGCACGTGGACGGGGCCATGTCCGGCACGGCGGCCGTCTGCCCGGAATTCCGCTGGATCCTGGACGGGATGGAACGGGCCGACAGTTTCTGTTTCAATCCACACAAGTGGATGTTCACCAACTTTGACTGCGACTGCTTCTGGGTGGCCGACCGGAATGCGCTGGTCTCGGCGCTGGGAATCCTGCCCGAGTACCTGAAGACCGGGGCCGGGGAGGTGCTGGACCTCCGGGACTGGCAGGTTCCGCTGGGCCGCCGCTTCCGCAGCCTGAAACTGTGGTTCGTCATCCGGCACTACGGCGTGGAAGGCATCCGGCACCACATCCGGGAGCATGTCCGCCTGACGCAGGAGTTTGCCGATTGGGCGCAGGCGCATCCGGACTGGGAAGTGCTCGCGCCGCATCCCCTGAATCTGGTCTGCATTGCGCACCGCGACGGGGACGATGCCACGCGCCGCATCCTCGAACGCGTGAATGCGTCGGGCCGGATGTACGTCAGCCACACCGTCCTGGATGGCCGCTACGCCATCCGGATGTGCATTGGCCAGACCCACACCACGCGCGACCATGTGGTCCGGGCGTGGGAGCAGCTTTCGGGCACGGCGGGGGCGTGA